A single window of Populus nigra chromosome 17, ddPopNigr1.1, whole genome shotgun sequence DNA harbors:
- the LOC133676520 gene encoding uncharacterized protein LOC133676520 codes for MGNCLVLQGNVIKIMKSDGKILEYQAPIKVQQVLSDFCDHAIADSLQAFQHLLPDTNLLGGRLYYLVPLQLPSPAKKKKVRFSIPEDQEVKDVQEKTSVVRIKLVISKQELEEMLRKGGVSVNDMVSQLQGQQRVQTVDIPDGVNTWKPVLESIPERSH; via the coding sequence ATGGGGAATTGTCTGGTTCTGCAAGGAAATGTTATCAAGATCATGAAATCAGATGGGAAGATCCTTGAATACCAAGCACCCATAAAAGTCCAGCAAGTTCTGTCAGATTTCTGTGATCATGCAATAGCTGATTCACTTCAGGCTTTCCAGCATCTTTTGCCAGACACCAACCTACTTGGTGGTCGCTTGTACTATCTTGTGCCGCTTCAACTCCCGTCCCCAgctaagaagaagaaagtaCGATTTTCAATTCCAGAGGATCAGGAGGTCAAAGATGTTCAAGAAAAAACCAGTGTAGTGAGAATCAAGTTGGTGATCAGTAAGCAAGAACTGGAGGAGATGCTAAGAAAGGGAGGAGTTTCAGTTAATGATATGGTTTCTCAGCTTCAGGGACAACAGAGAGTGCAAACGGTTGATATCCCTGATGGAGTGAACACCTGGAAGCCTGTGCTAGAAAGCATACCTGAAAGAAGCCACTAG